In Ooceraea biroi isolate clonal line C1 chromosome 14, Obir_v5.4, whole genome shotgun sequence, the genomic window GTGGAAGAAACGGAAGCAATGACGTGACTTTGTCTCCGCGATCGTCGTTCAACGGGATGAGTGCACGTACgtgtgagagaaaaaaatagaatgacGTTTAAAGATGTTactttgagagagagagagagagagagactcctAACGTTACTTGTTCtgaaaagtatatatttaacTGTCGAGCTACTCTCGACATACCGGATGGATACGAAAACTAGAAATTGGTATTAGGAATACGATCTTTGAGACGTTTGGCGCCGATTttcttatacaatatttttaattgaaggCCTATTTACTTGATAAGCGAGCTTGAACATTCAACGGGTTCAAAAGCCGTCCGATGCCAATTTACGAATTCGCCATTCGCTATATTCGCTAAACTTTAATTGCACCATAATTAGTAACTTCAAGTTTCGTGAAAAATTGGCTCCAAACCGATCGCAAGCAAAGATTTCCTACTACTGATTTCCACTTTGGCTCGTCCTGTATTTTCTGGTCTTTTCAATGGGATCCTTAGTGTAATAATACGGGATTTCGGATCTGCTTTTCGTTGTCTTTGAGATTCCTATGACGTCGATACGCGTTCTGAACGATGATGAGGATACTTGCATTATCCCTCGAGTTATGATCGTAGAGCGTAGACGCTAGTCGTATAACCATGTTGTTTGCGGTAAGAAAAAGTTAAGATCGCGTAAAAATGCTATCGATTCTCGCTGATTGAAGCTTTCGGTGTTTCGAAGCTGACAAACGACTACGTGACCGCGATTTTGCGGTAGCACTCCTCGAGCTCCGCTGATAATAGTGTCAGTCTCgcgatttcttttattaatttaaataagtattattGAAAACAAGCTCGATTGCAATTAACGAAAGatgaaagaatttaattttctcgtgCTTGTGTCATTGTACATAGTGATTAAGTATTTACTTTCTTCACACGATATCGATCAAGACAATCGAGTGTATTCGACGAGTACTCTTTTATTCCTTTTATTCCTTTTATTCCGTCGTTATCATTTCAGAATCATTTCGCGACGTTCAAGTATAATACAATGGAAAATAGGATAAATGCCACTGTGTACGTATGGTGCACagtgcaatatatatgtaacatgtacaatatttatcgGTGCAATGGAGAAATGCAGCTATTTCTTAGCCAAACATTTCCGGTGCTCTTTGTGGCATTTACATCGTTTAACGGTGTGATTACTTTCACGTATCGTCCAAATATCTACTGTATCACTATAAGTATTGCGCGTCGACTTTACTTCATCGGAATGTACGTAAAGTTGTTATCTGTGTGTGCATTATTCTTATATCGTCCCTTTGTACAATATCGTGTGTATCATGTTATCTCCGtttcttttttgtattttgtagcCTTCTTTTTTTACGATCTAACGAGTCGTCGTAGTGTCTTGGTAATTTCTGGCCGAGCTATCGCGGAGGAGCTCTTCGTTCGATCGCGGAATGACGTTGCTCTCGTGGGCTTCAAGAGGACAGTTGGATGGATTGTGACGAAGATGTGCATTAGCTAACTCGCCAAGTACAAAGTGTAAGCAGACAGACCTGTCGTcgcctatacagggtgtcgtTAAAGCAATATGCCGAGGAAGCGTGTACTCGAACGCTCGCATTCTATATGTTGTATTTGTTTTGCAAAAGGTCCTACATTTTTGCATTGTCGCACGATTCAGCCGATTAATGCCGACGGATTTCTAAAGACCTAAGTTTTGCGATACGATGCGTAAAAAATCACTAAAGATTGCGTATTTTAATCggagaatgaaaaattatactgCCAAAGCGGATGCTATTGCATTTACACGAATCCACACGTCGCGGTCGTTTGTGTAAATTTCCGTAAAGCGATGAAACGTTCTTTTGATATTTGCTGTTTTATTCCTAGTGAAACGAGAAAACAAAATATCACTGCACGACTTAAATACACTAACCTAGTCATTAAAGAGTTTGACCAAAATCGCGGTTGAGCAGCGACGTTGAAGCGTAATAAGCTAAGGCGGGATTCTGGCAGCTCATTACTCtgtacattaataattcaacgaaTTGGTCTCTCTGtgaggtgtgtgtgtgtatatacacatataaagCAAGATCCTACAATCAggattattttacttacataAGCAAATGTGTAGAGCAGTGTTGTGCAAAATGCTTcaaaataaactttatttaaatatatatatatatacatgtacaaaaGCAATTAGTATCaattgacaaaatatttttgcagctTGAACAATTCATTTTCTATTTCGTTTCGATATTTATAACTGCGTTGATCATTTTCAAGTAATTCTTGGgagtatttcaataatttcagtTTGTCAAATCTAAAAAAGTGAAAACATTTACTCGCAAATTAGAGTTGAAAGTTTTCAGATGATATCTTTCTTATCGACGCAAAATATGACTGAGAATTTAGTTGCAAAATTTTCCAAGAGGGCGTTAGTGCATAGTGAATTTTCAAACTACGTAGACAGACCCAGTAAAACTGGCGGTTATAATGTTATGAATGATTTTAGCAAGCCTTTCAAGTCGGTGGCTTTGCtcaaggaaaaggaaaaacatTATCGTAATAATAGTCGCATGACAAATGTCTGATAAAAAGTTAACGAGTGGCATTGTTACCTTCAGCGAAGCAGAATATAATGATTATCAAAAATCTCTATCGTCAAGAAAAGAATGGCCCGGTATCAATGTCAATGCTGCTAAAGGTACAGTAAAATATCTATatgaatttaacataaattacaTTCATTTAGAAATTCATGCTTGGGCAAAAATTGGGTTCTAGATTCACGGGTAACGTTAAACACACCGATGCTAATTATGGAGTTGTATCGATTAGTGCCTTATAAGGAAGGCCGTTATATACACTTTCACCCATTCAATATGCCCCATATTAAAATACGTAAGATCGAGCTAGTTGGACTTGTCACAAATGTTAAACACAACATCAATAATCTGTTTCTGACAAGTAAGGGAATGATGAAAATGTCACTCGGTATGCCCCTAAACTTCATGTTTTTGCAGTTGAGGATGGCACAAGTGTGATAGAGATTCACTATAAACTACAGCAGTACATGTCCACGGTGGAACAGAGGCGACAGATTAATGAAAAGTATAGATACCAAGCTGAAAATTTAAGACAAAGTGAAACCAAAGTAGTTGCAAATCTTCCAAATAAACTTCCTCAACCACGTCCAGGATTCTGCTATTCACGTGATACGTGTCTGCAAGATGTAGCTGTAAGTTTCAGAATTATTGAATACGCATCATGGATAATATGCTGTGTATGTTGTAGAATCACTTTTTATAAAGCTCCTCACCAtgtctttcaattatttttatatcattatcgAGACTACTACggtcataatatttaatttatacagagatttgttttattgaaacaataatttattagaacGATTGCTTTTAAGAACAGGTGCTGGAAAACGAATGGTGGTTAGAGACAAACAATGGCTTTTTGGGTAAAACCATTCTGCCTTCTGATTATATATACGTCATTGGATATCCATCTCTCGACGTGAGATTTCAAGAGATACCGCAAGATATTACAGCAGAGTTTATTGAACATGCAAAACTGACCGTGTTTGCGCTATCTGTCACGTGTATTTCAGAAGAGACATACAATAACAAATTATCAGCATGGATAAATACCACTGTTTCTCAAAGATATAAAGAAGCAGAAAAGGACCTGACTGTGCCGCGAAAAATATCTGATGCGTCTAAGGATGAGATATTACATtgagatataatttataattacatatatgttcATAAATACATAGAATGATCCTCAACACGATTGAGTAATTAACTTCGATATACTTGAaatcaatcaaataaattcaataaatcacggaaaaaatgatatttgttgtttatatctttcaacaGACTCGACGACGGTTGCACAACACGTTACTGAATTTTCCGCTGAATGACCAATCCGGAGCGTCATTTAACGGAAAATACCGTTGTTGTCCAATTGTCGAGTCTGCTGAATGCAGTAATTGTCTGTATACTTAACGAGTACAGAGGTTTATAACCTGTTATACCACGTTATGTACCACGCACACACCTGACCCTTCCGCATAGCAGTAGTACCCAGTAGTACCCGAGAGCGACATTCTTGACAGATGCCGCTAGTCTCTAGAATCATCTTCTCCTTTTATCCTCCTTCCAATTCCAACCCTGTCCCTACCATCTCCACCGCGAGCTGGCGAGCCTCCGTACGTGCCGTCGTTCCTGTTCGCCGCTGTCGCGCGGATTCGCGAATACACGTCCGAGTTCCCCGAGGATGGCTGCGATGCTGTCCAATTGTTCGCGGTTCGCGCCCCGTGCGATCACGCGGAGCAGCGTGTTACGGACCAAGGTAAGCCCTAACCACGCGGATCCCGGCTTTCCCGCTCCCGCTTCGCTTCCCCTTTCGCGACATGGTCGACAGCTGTGACATTTCGTCGATCGTTTGGATGCTGAAATATTCACTCGAAAATCGTCTCGGTGAAATGGTGGTTAGCTCGCGCGAGACCTGCCGGATTGTGCCCGTCGTTGGCCGCAACGACGATTACATAATACAGGAGGTACCTCTCGACTCAACATTGTCTCGTGACTCGCGCTCTCATCACGATCTGTCAATTAAACGTCGCAGATCAATCCGCTTGATTACGGTCACGTCGATGACACAACATATCTCGATGTCGCGATCAATCACCTCGATCGTAACGTCACGTCCCTGTCCCTGTTGCTGTTCATGGTGGAAATAATACCCTATTTTTATCCCTGGTTTCATAAGATCAATCGTCTGTTTTTCCGGCTGAACCCGCCGCTTTTAAACCGAGTTGCCGTCCACGCCGTGTACGGCCCACGCGTTACTCAACTTGAAGTAACTGATTTCTGTGTTCGTTTTTATTGCAGCTCGTGAGATCGTTGTACAATCAAGGTAAGATTAAGCAGAGATGATGAGATATAATGGAAACTTTGAGGGATGGCAGCTACTAAATGCAGTGTAATTCAATTGGACAAATAGATAGAGATAGCAGAGAGACTACTAACTGTAACGAATCATTTTTGTAGGGCGCACTGTAGTTATCCATGCCGAATCTGCACCCGATACTAAAACTTCATTGTAAGTAATATCGTCTATGCATTATTTTGTCTtttagtgtatatatatatttatttatgtatatatttttagtctTTAACACGTTGACTGGCCACACAAGCTTTCTATGTTTTGTCCTGGGGGCTAgaatattatgttttaataaaaacatttaatcgtTGAACAGTAATAGCAgtacagtttttatttcataatattctttaattatttatcatccTTATTTTAATCATTCGAAAGAATTTCGTAACTCTGACCAGGCTGAAAAGACAAGTTCCAGTCAATGCGTTCAATGAATTTGGTAGTGGAGCAATGTTCTGTATATCTGCAGACTTTAGTTTCTCCATGCTGTGCTGATTGCTTCGTAATCCTTAATAAGTTAACAAATACCGTTGCAATTGAACAGAGGATTAAACTCTTTTATTTCTAGatgtaaaaagtataaggCGAATCATTGTTGGATAAATCAAACGACGAGACAAATCCATCCTACTTTGGCATTATGTAAGTACAACATTTGATATTTCAGTAATGTTCTGAATTaaaacgcgataaaaattaatttacaaattaattttaatcaagtcCTAATTGactttctttataatttatgttatgCAAATATTAGGGGAGATCAAGGAGGTCCTAGTTCCTGCATTTGCCGAAAGTGTAAGCGAGGGCGACGTAAGGTGGGAGAAAAAGGTCGGCGATCAGGTCAAAGAGGACGATGTCCTTTGTGAGATCGAAACGGACAAGGTAAGGTACACGTTCCTAATCTTCTTCCTCGTATAACATaccttaaaaaaattaatcgctcTTGTCCATAGACTTCGGTTCCTGTTCCATCGCCCGGGCCAGGTGTTATAAAGGAGCTCTTCGTTAAGGATGGCGACACAGTAAAACCAGGACAGAAATTATGTACCATTGACATCGGCGCGACCGGCGGAGTTGCACCGACGGCGGAAGCCCCGAAACCTGCTGCAGCTGTTCCGCCACCCCCACCGAGAGCAGCAGCACCACCTCCTAGTGCAGCAGCTCCACCACCTACGCCAAAACCAAAACCTACGGCACCTGTTCGACCTGCCAGTCAACCGCCATCCGCGCAACCGGTTGCGTCGATGCCAGTTGCGGCAATCAAGCATGCTCAAGTAAGTAATAATTGAGCAAGCAATTGCTTTGAACGATATCAGCGGAAACAATGTGAAACTTTCAGTCGCTGGAAGGCGCAAAAGTTCAACTACCTCCCGCCGATTACACGCGCGAGATAATCGGCACCAGGACGGAGCAACGGGTGAAGATGAACAGAATGCGCTTACGTATCGCGGAACGTTTGAAAGACGCGCAGAATACAAACGCTATGTTAACCACTTTCAACGAGATTGATATGAGgtaatttcataaattgttGACAATTTATTATGATATTCATTACCACGTGTACACTGgaagaatttatttctcgtGTTCAAGatatagatacatatatagatacaTGTTTATACGGCTAATTTGCAGTCGCATCATGGAGTTCCGTAAAACGCATCAAGAATCGTTTTCGAAGAAATACGGTCTCAAGCTTGGTTTCATGAGTCCGTTTATCGCGGCTAGTGCTTACGCTCTGAAGGATCAACCGGTGGTGAACGCAGTTATAGACGGCACCGACATAGTATATAGAGATTACGTAGATATTAGCGTGGCGGTCGCGACGCCAAAAGGACTCGTCGTACCGGTACTGCGCAGCGTGGAGAACAAGAACTTTGCCGAGATCGAAATTGCTCTGGCTTCGCTGGGCGATAAAGCCAGGAAAGGAAAGATCACGGTCGAGGACATGGATGGTGGTACTTTCACGATAAGCAACGGTGGTATCTTCGGATCGCTCATGGGCACTCCCATCATTAATCCGCCGCAGAGCGCGATTCTTGGCATGCACGGTGTCTTTGATAGGCCCGTTGCTGTCAAGGGAGAGGTAAAATTCGATAAAGTTACACAAAGTCACTCGGTGATTGCAATCACCGTCATTCGAATTATACCAGTGTCCTTTTTCGTAGGTTGTCATTCGACCAATGATGTACGTAGCTTTGACGTACGATCATCGACTCATCGATGGACGTGAGGCCGTATTCTTCCTGAGGAAGATCAAAGATGCCGTAGAGGATCCTAGAATTATTTTGGCTGGCCTTTAATAATGCGCACGTTACGCGTTAACGATTTCTCGCCGTGAACGAATACGAACGAGAGCGAGGTCCAGGAACTCGGCAGGGAATTTTCCCTCTTCAAAAGTCTTTTACCATTGGAACGTCTCATTACTTCTCGTCTCGTTTCGAGTTTGTCGATCTCCGACTCGCATAGCATGCTAGATCACTCGCGTCCAGTCACGCGAATAAAGCTAAGCATACAAACTAGTCCCGTCTGTAACTTGGAattcttattataaaaacattgcaAGTCATTTTGCGCGTTAAATCTCTGCTGTAACGCGTTTTTCTTCCCGAAATTCCTCGATACGGCACAACAATAGTAATTGCGTAATCGGTAGTGTCGACCTTTACGCTCGAAGCATTAGAATGCCCGTGAGCTctcgtatttttattcttctcgaCGATCGCGCTACGCTTGATCGAGCACAACGGAGAGAGCAGGCTAAAAAGTACTTGACTAGATGTAGATCCTACaagctaaaataaaatttcaccaaTCTAGCATTGTTGAATCATCGCGATCacatcggcggcggcggcggcgacaaCGTAATTTACGTAACGCGCGACTCGATAGATGTTCAAACACTGGAAATATTACTGTTTGCACACCATTTGTACGTTATAATATACAGCgcagtatattataatctcCGAATCCGTTCGCAACGGCAAGTTTTGCACTCGACCGAAAGCGGGATATCCCGATTATGTGATCTTGTAAACCAAAAgcgtttttcaataaaaagctAAACTGTTGGCATGTTTTTCTAACATAATGTGGGGCGTTATGGTGTGCATTATGTGTTGACGTACAAATGGAGCACACTGCCAATATCCGAGTATCTCGAATCGTTAAATCGCACTCGAGTGTTTAGTCACTCGTAACTGTACAGACCATATTAATTTCTCGCGCCTTGTTTGTGCGTTGCCATCGGTATCATCCCTCGATAACGAACCATCACTACGTAAAAAGATATATGTCAAGTTCAATACCATACGTAATATACatactattattatacattgtatatagtatatgtatgtatactatagtatatgtatattgattCTTATCGATCATCTCGTGAAACGTGGCGTCAGAAATGAGAAAATACATGTGATTAATTCTCGTACTTCTCGGAACAATccaatcatatttattgtccctataaattataaatatacttaatttattttatattacataatttatgtctttctttctttttattaaaatataaaaatgtaattccgTGCAGAacttatgaaaatataaattatctaaaaCATTTCTCTTGTTTCATTTACATTGTAGATTTACCAACACTATCGATTGAAAGAAAATGGCGGAACTCGATCTTCTCTTATCGACTGCATCAACATCGTATAAACGTACGTACAAACGAATCTTGGCGAATGACTTCGCCGTTTCGTGTAGCGGTCGAACGTTGACGGAAAATGGTACGTGTGTTCATCAAGTTGCATTAGACAATTGTTTTCCTTTATTACGAGACGCGCAACAATATTGCTATTCAGTACAacgataaattacaattatcgtTGTATCGTTCTTTAAGTTGTACATTACCCAATTTTCTTAGGTTAACCACCTTTAAAAAATTAGCTCGTCACACGCCTAACTTTTGTCTAAAGAAGGATCACGTACTTGAATTTAGTCTTAAAATGAGTTTGTTTTTTTATCGTGTCACCAAcgagtatttatttttctcgttacGTTAGTCGACAAATATCTTCAAGCTTTACTCGTAGTTTACTTATTGTTTAAAAGAATTCAAAATTTTGTCTCAATAATtgacaagaatattttttcaatatatttcagtTACTAACGAGATTCTTTATAGTAAATTTGATGATACTGATTTGATACCGACGATAACAGGGTCAAAACCAATCTGGTACTGGCGGCAGTGGTGGAGACAAGAAGGATGACAaggacaagaagaagaaatatgagCCACCAATTCCCACGAGAGTGGGCAAAAAGAAGAGACGTACCAAAGGTCCCGATGCAGCTTTAAAATTGCCTCAAGTGACTCCCCAT contains:
- the LOC105283045 gene encoding uncharacterized protein LOC105283045 encodes the protein MSDKKLTSGIVTFSEAEYNDYQKSLSSRKEWPGINVNAAKDSRVTLNTPMLIMELYRLVPYKEGRYIHFHPFNMPHIKIRKIELVGLVTNVKHNINNLFLTIEDGTSVIEIHYKLQQYMSTVEQRRQINEKYRYQAENLRQSETKVVANLPNKLPQPRPGFCYSRDTCLQDVAVLENEWWLETNNGFLGKTILPSDYIYVIGYPSLDVRFQEIPQDITAEFIEHAKLTVFALSVTCISEETYNNKLSAWINTTVSQRYKEAEKDLTVPRKISDASKDEILH
- the LOC105283046 gene encoding dihydrolipoyllysine-residue succinyltransferase component of 2-oxoglutarate dehydrogenase complex, mitochondrial, producing the protein MAAMLSNCSRFAPRAITRSSVLRTKLVRSLYNQGRTVVIHAESAPDTKTSLCKKYKANHCWINQTTRQIHPTLALWEIKEVLVPAFAESVSEGDVRWEKKVGDQVKEDDVLCEIETDKTSVPVPSPGPGVIKELFVKDGDTVKPGQKLCTIDIGATGGVAPTAEAPKPAAAVPPPPPRAAAPPPSAAAPPPTPKPKPTAPVRPASQPPSAQPVASMPVAAIKHAQSLEGAKVQLPPADYTREIIGTRTEQRVKMNRMRLRIAERLKDAQNTNAMLTTFNEIDMSRIMEFRKTHQESFSKKYGLKLGFMSPFIAASAYALKDQPVVNAVIDGTDIVYRDYVDISVAVATPKGLVVPVLRSVENKNFAEIEIALASLGDKARKGKITVEDMDGGTFTISNGGIFGSLMGTPIINPPQSAILGMHGVFDRPVAVKGEVVIRPMMYVALTYDHRLIDGREAVFFLRKIKDAVEDPRIILAGL